The Blattabacterium cuenoti genome includes a region encoding these proteins:
- a CDS encoding Sec-independent protein translocase subunit TatA/TatB, protein MTNSLLFISIEESFFIILIAILVFGPKKIPDIARGLGEGIRYLKNTKEKIKNEILMQDHQKEQTSISQKESKKKKNIPPYSVKR, encoded by the coding sequence ATGACAAATTCTTTATTATTTATTAGTATTGAAGAAAGTTTTTTTATCATTTTGATAGCTATTCTCGTATTTGGACCTAAAAAAATACCGGACATAGCTCGTGGGTTAGGAGAAGGAATACGATATTTAAAAAATACTAAAGAAAAAATAAAAAATGAAATTCTTATGCAAGATCATCAAAAAGAACAAACTTCTATTTCTCAAAAAGAAAGTAAAAAAAAGAAAAATATACCCCCTTATTCTGTTAAACGTTAA
- a CDS encoding SurA N-terminal domain-containing protein, with protein MSFLEKIRKNTWLIFLFIGISLVFFLLDPNILLKFFSENSNVIGKVNGDNIFLKEYFDNIQFLKRFREAESDSSLKNDVWKLLIHEKVLTQQAEKLGIQSTKKDFWKAIEKQSIYSKIYDFQDEKGNMDLEKFRLYLKNLENLSNPQLEEEKNIWSYEKNNIIKRILAKKYVEMLMYGLNTSFIEAELNYRDKNYFSIIDYVFIPYSEIEKKYRPIKNYEIYDYIKKNKFLYKKENLRNLSFVILRSHASLDDEKNMDSKISKLFKKFQSSDHHSMIVSNQSERPFDSNFYLKKNLPPILQNFLEKNNKIGSMFGPVRENNIYIMAKLTGKKMIYNSVLSSHILISHKEAIRSSNQRTKKEAENIANKIYNIVKKSPSQFDSLVMEKSDDFINVKKSKGSLGWMKYEEQNDVKKLDIFSSENKKGIIVFTETKFGYHIIRIDNQKDLRPVYQFSIIIKTLVPSKQTEDMLHKNVVQFVKENKNSNLNTFINNARRKRYETIFLKTVKNNQWNIHGLNTELDKEIINWSYEKNRKEGDLKIFHTSNRDYIIVFLSEIQKEGYPIEEIKNNLIPLLRNRKINNDLSKMNYNDLENIAIHFSKKINKYCQINFHNSMIGEYKEPKVVGYAFSSKLYKTSKPILGEKGVFFVRSLKRFNTSRNPSYFSSEVEFLNAYLRRNVLEKLGDVLIGKSRIKDYRKNI; from the coding sequence ATGAGTTTTTTAGAAAAAATCAGAAAAAATACGTGGTTAATTTTCTTATTTATAGGGATTTCTTTAGTATTTTTTTTATTAGACCCTAATATTTTATTAAAATTTTTTTCTGAAAATTCTAATGTAATAGGAAAAGTCAATGGAGATAATATTTTTCTTAAAGAATATTTTGACAACATTCAATTTTTGAAACGATTTCGTGAAGCAGAATCTGATTCTTCTTTGAAAAATGATGTTTGGAAATTGTTAATTCATGAAAAAGTGTTAACCCAACAAGCAGAAAAATTAGGAATACAAAGCACAAAAAAAGATTTTTGGAAAGCTATAGAAAAACAATCTATATATAGTAAAATTTATGATTTTCAAGATGAAAAAGGAAATATGGATCTGGAAAAATTTAGATTATATTTAAAAAATTTAGAAAATTTATCAAATCCTCAATTAGAAGAAGAAAAAAATATTTGGTCTTATGAAAAAAATAATATTATAAAAAGAATTCTTGCAAAAAAATATGTAGAAATGTTGATGTATGGATTGAATACTTCTTTTATAGAAGCTGAATTAAATTACAGAGATAAAAATTATTTTTCTATCATTGATTATGTTTTTATTCCTTATTCAGAAATAGAAAAAAAATATAGACCAATAAAAAATTATGAGATTTATGATTATATTAAAAAGAACAAATTTCTTTATAAAAAAGAAAATTTAAGAAATCTTAGTTTCGTTATTTTACGTTCTCATGCATCTTTGGATGATGAGAAAAATATGGATTCTAAAATCAGTAAGTTATTTAAAAAATTTCAATCTTCTGATCATCATTCTATGATTGTTTCCAATCAATCTGAAAGACCTTTTGATTCTAATTTTTATTTAAAAAAAAATCTTCCTCCTATTTTACAAAATTTTTTGGAAAAAAATAATAAGATTGGGAGCATGTTTGGCCCTGTGAGAGAAAACAATATTTATATTATGGCTAAATTAACTGGAAAAAAAATGATATACAATTCTGTTTTATCCAGTCATATATTAATTTCGCACAAAGAAGCTATACGTTCTTCTAATCAAAGAACAAAAAAAGAAGCTGAAAATATAGCCAATAAAATATATAATATTGTTAAAAAAAGTCCTTCCCAATTCGATTCTTTAGTCATGGAAAAATCTGATGATTTCATTAATGTAAAAAAAAGTAAAGGAAGTTTAGGATGGATGAAATACGAAGAACAAAATGATGTAAAAAAATTAGATATTTTTTCGTCAGAAAACAAAAAAGGAATAATAGTTTTTACTGAAACTAAATTTGGATACCATATTATCAGAATAGACAATCAAAAAGATCTTCGTCCTGTGTATCAATTTTCTATAATCATAAAAACACTTGTTCCATCAAAACAAACGGAAGATATGCTTCATAAAAATGTTGTTCAATTTGTGAAAGAAAATAAAAATTCCAATTTGAATACATTTATTAATAATGCAAGAAGAAAAAGATACGAAACTATATTTCTAAAAACAGTAAAAAATAATCAATGGAATATCCATGGATTAAATACTGAATTAGATAAAGAAATCATAAATTGGTCTTATGAGAAAAATAGAAAAGAAGGAGATCTTAAAATTTTTCACACTTCAAACAGAGATTACATTATAGTATTTTTATCTGAAATTCAAAAGGAAGGATATCCTATTGAAGAGATAAAAAATAATTTGATTCCTTTATTAAGGAATAGAAAAATAAATAACGATTTGTCTAAAATGAATTATAATGATTTGGAAAATATAGCTATTCATTTTTCTAAGAAAATCAATAAATATTGTCAAATTAATTTTCATAATTCTATGATTGGTGAATACAAAGAGCCTAAAGTAGTAGGATATGCTTTTTCTTCAAAATTATACAAAACTTCTAAACCAATATTAGGGGAAAAAGGGGTTTTTTTTGTAAGATCATTAAAACGTTTTAATACATCTAGAAACCCTTCTTATTTTTCTTCTGAAGTAGAATTTTTAAATGCTTACTTAAGGAGAAACGTTTTAGAAAAATTAGGAGATGTATTGATTGGAAAATCTAGAATTAAAGATTATAGAAAAAATATTTAA
- a CDS encoding hemolysin family protein, translated as MIFHISIVFITILVSAFFSGMEMALISSSLFRIELEKKRGSFRSKILYKSISNPKKFITTMLIGNTISLVIYGIYMGKLFFSILPKEFLDNSLWIIFLETVFSATVILIVGEFIPKIIFSVYSNELLNLFIVPVYIICKIFSPITNSVIWISNVFLKILGEKENDKKKIFDKEDLIYFLSENMENNIKGKGKEIIESEIEIFHKALDFSEKKARECMIPRKEIVSSNLTFSSMDNIRNLFTESGLSKIVIYKDNIDNIIGYIHYLELFKKPKNIESLIRSVELVYITTPVREIMDLLIKKKRSIAIVLDEYGGTAGMITIEDILEEFLGDIKDEHDENLLLDKKLNDYEFLFSARLEIDFINAKYDLDLPKSEKYETLGGFIVTYTGNIPKYGEKIVINKNFFIEIKKVSKNKIEEVFIQKKS; from the coding sequence ATGATTTTTCATATTAGTATAGTTTTTATTACTATACTTGTATCTGCTTTTTTTTCTGGGATGGAAATGGCTTTAATTTCTTCTAGTCTATTTCGAATAGAATTGGAAAAGAAAAGAGGATCGTTTCGTTCTAAAATTCTTTATAAAAGCATTAGTAATCCTAAAAAATTTATAACTACAATGCTAATTGGGAACACCATATCTTTAGTTATATATGGGATTTATATGGGAAAATTATTTTTTTCTATTTTACCAAAAGAATTTTTGGATAATTCTTTATGGATAATTTTTTTAGAAACGGTTTTTTCCGCTACTGTTATTTTAATTGTTGGAGAATTTATTCCTAAAATAATATTTAGTGTATATTCAAATGAATTATTGAATTTATTTATTGTTCCCGTATATATTATATGTAAGATTTTTTCTCCTATTACTAACTCTGTTATTTGGATTTCTAATGTTTTTCTAAAAATTTTAGGAGAAAAAGAAAATGATAAAAAGAAAATTTTTGATAAAGAAGATTTAATTTATTTTCTATCAGAGAATATGGAAAACAATATTAAGGGAAAGGGAAAAGAGATTATAGAATCTGAAATTGAAATTTTTCATAAAGCTTTGGATTTTTCAGAAAAAAAAGCAAGAGAATGTATGATACCTAGAAAAGAGATCGTTTCTTCTAATCTTACATTTTCTTCTATGGATAATATTCGTAATCTTTTCACAGAAAGTGGATTATCTAAAATAGTGATTTACAAAGATAATATAGACAATATTATAGGATACATTCATTATTTAGAACTTTTTAAAAAACCAAAAAATATTGAATCTTTAATTAGATCTGTAGAATTAGTTTATATTACCACACCTGTGAGAGAGATTATGGATCTTTTAATTAAAAAAAAAAGAAGCATAGCTATAGTTTTAGATGAATATGGAGGAACTGCAGGTATGATAACTATAGAAGATATTCTAGAAGAATTTCTTGGAGATATAAAAGATGAACATGATGAAAATCTTTTATTAGATAAAAAATTAAATGATTACGAATTTTTATTTTCTGCACGTTTAGAAATCGATTTTATTAATGCAAAGTATGATTTAGATCTTCCTAAATCCGAAAAATATGAAACTTTAGGAGGCTTTATTGTGACTTACACAGGAAATATTCCTAAATATGGAGAAAAAATTGTTATCAATAAAAATTTTTTTATTGAAATTAAAAAAGTGTCTAAAAATAAAATAGAAGAAGTTTTTATTCAAAAAAAATCTTGA
- a CDS encoding OmpH family outer membrane protein — translation MKKNTIFYFLLFFFLFGYSYSSSFKECQQKIVCLNSMIIIEKMPEFSNAQRELDRISKMHENILDKLSKEFHKKAEKFQKNKNPILKKELEILQARAHAYQKTASDDLTKKQNKLLNPIYKKIENAIYKVIEKDKNIVRVDDCSPGKGVLVNKGKDITEEVKKELGI, via the coding sequence ATGAAAAAAAATACAATTTTTTATTTTTTATTATTTTTCTTTTTATTTGGATATTCATACTCTTCTTCTTTTAAAGAATGTCAACAAAAAATTGTTTGTCTTAATAGTATGATTATTATAGAAAAAATGCCAGAATTTTCTAATGCTCAGAGAGAATTAGATAGAATTAGTAAAATGCATGAAAATATACTAGATAAATTATCAAAAGAATTTCACAAAAAAGCAGAAAAATTTCAAAAAAATAAAAATCCAATTCTTAAAAAAGAACTAGAAATTTTGCAAGCAAGAGCTCATGCATATCAAAAAACAGCATCTGATGATTTAACCAAAAAACAAAATAAATTATTAAATCCTATATATAAGAAAATAGAAAATGCAATTTATAAAGTAATAGAAAAAGATAAAAATATTGTGAGAGTTGATGATTGTAGTCCTGGAAAAGGAGTTTTGGTTAATAAAGGAAAAGATATAACAGAGGAAGTTAAAAAAGAATTAGGAATATAA
- a CDS encoding BamA/OMP85 family outer membrane protein → MKRNIFLKIIFCLLMIIMQVQQGYSFMKKENFNVTRNLNSNLVVKSVHVMGKTKYDSHFISDLSGIYSGDLIDSYGIDNAIQKLWKSNLFRNISIYKKDISQNEIDLFFELEDLIEIHEVKVIGTRKEQFPNIKKIKSGDKISDDLIQTIKNDIQEYYIKKGYNEINIRNEIIRENNKNRLYLFVDKGKKIGIEKILFEGNHVVKDKELLNLMIKTKKSFYIPIIEKSIYLFVQENIVKDLKNIADKYQSMGFIDIQVFLDSVWKEKSGNYGIKIKVIEGNRYYLGNVYFLGNKKLKTNYLKNILFYKKGDIYNKIEIEKNILNAYFPSSILYTYLDLGYLFVNIIPIEKRVIDHKIDLEIKIKENQPVYINKVEILGNSITKDNVIRRELKTYPGDLISPKKLKYSLLNLENLNLFEKVYSEIRPNKENSSVDIEWHVVEKNTNEFQFHGGFGGKDMKKIIGNFKLNFGNFSSKNFFQWKLWNPIPQGEGQKLVIFSQLGKDFTSYGFSFTEPWIEKTNPTSLILKGDYSIKKIKNEEDFYFLSQIYKNAKIEDKQFLEKIGTSVNLNKFLTFLDPYSKILTSIDYDKFIYNIKKIDLYQKHRFHNLSFLISLQRLSTEPDIIFPFSGSKIQLNSIFTLPYSMIFKDNNENKMKWMEYYKLKIIFSWYKKIIKNMALKIGGEFGYLGQYDDSKELFPFQKFYIGGVQNNLFESKLENRDHIPLRGYPFLTKDFRYSIPNYGGVIYNKLILEMRYLIKDFSNFKIWTIFFMEGGNVGDSYKNFHPLTMNKSFGFGFRLFWNPIGFIGVDFGYPLDIANKTQSKWRTHFIIGKDL, encoded by the coding sequence ATGAAAAGAAACATTTTTCTAAAAATCATTTTTTGTTTATTAATGATAATAATGCAAGTACAACAAGGTTACTCTTTTATGAAAAAAGAAAATTTTAATGTTACAAGAAATCTAAATTCAAATCTAGTTGTTAAGTCAGTTCATGTAATGGGAAAAACAAAATATGATAGTCATTTTATTTCCGATTTATCTGGTATTTATTCTGGAGATTTAATTGATTCTTATGGAATAGATAATGCTATCCAAAAATTGTGGAAAAGCAATCTATTTAGAAATATATCTATTTATAAAAAAGATATATCTCAAAATGAAATAGATTTATTTTTTGAACTGGAAGATTTAATAGAAATTCATGAAGTTAAAGTAATAGGAACTAGAAAAGAACAATTTCCCAATATTAAGAAAATTAAATCTGGAGATAAAATTTCTGATGATCTTATTCAAACTATAAAAAACGATATTCAAGAGTATTACATAAAAAAAGGATATAATGAAATTAATATAAGAAATGAAATAATCAGAGAAAACAATAAAAATAGATTATATCTGTTTGTTGACAAAGGAAAAAAAATTGGAATAGAAAAAATATTATTTGAGGGGAATCATGTGGTAAAGGACAAAGAATTACTAAATCTAATGATCAAAACAAAAAAAAGTTTTTATATTCCAATCATAGAGAAATCCATTTATTTATTCGTTCAAGAAAATATAGTAAAAGATTTAAAAAATATCGCAGATAAGTATCAATCAATGGGTTTTATTGATATTCAAGTATTTTTAGATTCTGTTTGGAAAGAAAAATCTGGAAATTATGGAATAAAAATAAAAGTGATTGAGGGGAATAGATATTATTTAGGAAATGTATATTTTTTAGGAAATAAAAAACTAAAAACAAATTATTTAAAAAATATTCTCTTTTACAAAAAAGGAGATATTTATAACAAAATTGAAATCGAAAAAAATATTTTAAATGCTTATTTTCCTTCCAGCATTCTATATACTTATTTAGATTTAGGCTATTTATTTGTTAATATAATTCCGATAGAGAAGAGAGTCATAGACCATAAAATAGATTTGGAAATAAAAATCAAAGAAAATCAACCTGTTTATATAAATAAAGTTGAAATATTAGGAAATTCAATAACTAAAGATAATGTAATTAGAAGAGAATTAAAAACTTATCCAGGAGATCTTATTTCACCTAAAAAACTGAAATATAGTTTATTAAATTTGGAAAATTTAAACCTTTTCGAAAAAGTATATTCTGAAATTAGGCCCAATAAAGAAAATAGTTCTGTAGATATAGAATGGCATGTTGTAGAAAAAAATACTAATGAATTTCAATTTCATGGAGGATTTGGAGGAAAAGATATGAAAAAAATTATTGGAAATTTTAAGTTAAATTTTGGAAACTTTTCTTCTAAGAACTTTTTTCAATGGAAATTATGGAATCCTATTCCTCAAGGAGAGGGACAAAAATTAGTTATTTTTAGTCAATTAGGAAAAGATTTTACGTCCTATGGTTTTTCTTTCACAGAACCTTGGATAGAAAAAACAAATCCGACATCCCTAATTTTGAAAGGAGATTATTCAATAAAGAAAATAAAAAATGAGGAAGATTTTTATTTTTTATCTCAAATATATAAAAATGCTAAAATAGAAGACAAACAATTTTTAGAAAAAATAGGAACTTCTGTTAATTTAAATAAGTTTTTAACTTTTTTAGATCCTTATTCAAAAATTTTAACATCTATAGATTACGATAAATTTATTTACAATATAAAAAAAATCGATTTGTATCAAAAACATAGGTTTCACAATCTTAGCTTTTTGATTTCATTACAAAGACTTTCTACTGAACCAGATATCATATTTCCGTTTAGTGGATCAAAAATACAATTGAATAGCATATTCACTCTTCCATACTCCATGATTTTTAAGGATAATAATGAAAATAAAATGAAATGGATGGAGTATTATAAATTGAAAATAATTTTTTCTTGGTATAAAAAAATTATAAAAAACATGGCATTAAAAATAGGAGGTGAATTTGGATATCTAGGACAATATGATGATTCAAAAGAATTGTTTCCATTTCAAAAATTTTATATAGGTGGAGTACAAAATAATTTATTTGAATCAAAATTAGAAAATAGAGACCATATTCCGTTAAGGGGATATCCTTTTCTAACAAAGGATTTTAGATATTCAATTCCAAATTATGGAGGAGTGATTTACAATAAACTTATTTTGGAAATGCGTTATTTAATCAAGGATTTTTCAAATTTTAAAATTTGGACTATTTTTTTTATGGAAGGAGGAAATGTAGGAGATTCTTATAAAAACTTTCATCCATTAACAATGAATAAATCTTTTGGATTTGGATTTCGTTTATTCTGGAATCCAATAGGATTTATAGGAGTGGATTTTGGATACCCTCTTGATATAGCAAATAAAACTCAATCAAAATGGAGAACACATTTCATTATAGGAAAAGATTTGTAA
- a CDS encoding isoprenyl transferase has protein sequence MKNLLEKIDYNNIPHHVAVIMDGNGRWAEKKGKLRTFGHEKAIQSVRDTINGCKELGIPYMTLYVFSSENWNRPKKEIDDLMRLFHTNLKIHLEEIHERDVKIITIGEIEKFSEVIQKELFFFMKKTKHNTSGTLILALSYSARREILRATKNIAKKVFDGLFSLRDIDDSFFQDHLYTKNLPDVDLIIRTSGEQRISNFLLWQSAYAELYFTNILWPDFRKKDFFEAIINYQQRKRRFGNVE, from the coding sequence ATGAAAAATTTATTAGAAAAAATAGATTATAATAATATTCCTCATCATGTAGCTGTTATTATGGATGGAAATGGTCGTTGGGCCGAAAAAAAAGGAAAATTAAGAACATTCGGTCATGAAAAAGCAATACAATCTGTGAGAGACACTATAAATGGATGTAAAGAATTGGGAATTCCTTATATGACTTTATATGTGTTTTCTTCTGAAAATTGGAATAGGCCCAAGAAAGAAATAGATGATTTGATGCGTTTATTTCATACTAATTTAAAAATTCATTTAGAAGAAATTCATGAAAGAGATGTGAAAATTATTACAATAGGAGAAATTGAAAAATTTTCCGAAGTTATTCAAAAAGAACTATTTTTTTTCATGAAAAAAACCAAACATAATACATCTGGTACCTTGATTCTTGCACTAAGTTATAGTGCTAGAAGAGAGATTTTAAGAGCAACGAAAAATATCGCTAAAAAAGTTTTCGATGGTTTATTTTCATTAAGAGATATAGACGATTCTTTTTTTCAAGATCATTTATATACTAAAAATTTACCAGATGTCGATTTAATCATCAGGACTAGCGGAGAACAACGAATTAGCAATTTTTTGCTTTGGCAATCTGCTTATGCAGAACTGTATTTTACAAATATTTTGTGGCCTGATTTTCGAAAAAAAGATTTCTTTGAAGCCATCATCAATTATCAACAAAGAAAACGTCGTTTTGGAAACGTTGAATAA
- a CDS encoding NAD kinase, which produces MKIAVYGQKFGEKNIPYLNQFIGYACSHSIEIHIEKSFFDVLSSFEEFKNLDFPVFSHYKELTKDFSLMFTFGGDGTILSAITLIRDSGIPIVGVNTGNLGFLATFNKDIFIQKIDQIFNRKLHIMPRSLLWLETSITDHHQFFNFALNEIVILRKETVSMITIDAYIDNEFLTSYWADGLIISTPTGSTGYSLSCGGPIISPDNKNFVLTPISPHNLFSRPLIISDHQKIHLKIHSRVKSYSLSMDTRLTSLKKENELYIQKAPFYIYLLQEGKNTYYKTLREKLLWGMDQRN; this is translated from the coding sequence ATGAAAATAGCCGTATATGGACAGAAATTTGGAGAAAAAAATATACCATATTTAAATCAGTTCATAGGCTATGCATGTAGTCATTCAATAGAAATTCATATTGAAAAATCATTTTTTGACGTTTTGTCCTCTTTTGAAGAATTTAAAAATTTAGATTTTCCTGTATTTTCTCATTATAAAGAATTAACTAAGGATTTCAGTTTAATGTTTACTTTTGGAGGAGATGGAACTATTTTATCTGCTATTACATTGATCAGAGATTCTGGAATTCCTATAGTTGGAGTAAATACAGGAAATCTAGGTTTTTTGGCCACTTTCAATAAAGATATATTTATTCAAAAAATAGATCAAATTTTCAATAGAAAACTTCATATAATGCCTAGAAGTTTATTGTGGTTGGAAACTTCAATAACTGATCATCATCAGTTTTTTAATTTTGCACTAAATGAAATTGTTATTCTTCGCAAAGAAACAGTTTCTATGATCACTATAGATGCTTATATTGATAATGAATTTCTGACTTCTTATTGGGCAGATGGATTGATTATTTCTACTCCGACTGGATCAACTGGATATTCTTTGAGTTGTGGAGGTCCTATTATTAGTCCTGATAATAAGAATTTTGTTCTTACTCCTATATCTCCACATAATCTATTTTCACGTCCATTAATTATATCAGATCATCAAAAAATTCATTTGAAAATACATAGTCGTGTTAAATCTTATTCTTTATCTATGGATACTAGACTTACTTCTCTGAAGAAAGAGAATGAATTGTATATCCAAAAAGCTCCTTTTTATATTTATCTTCTTCAAGAAGGAAAGAATACTTATTATAAAACATTGCGAGAAAAACTTTTATGGGGAATGGATCAAAGAAATTGA